The following proteins are co-located in the Pyricularia oryzae 70-15 chromosome 1, whole genome shotgun sequence genome:
- a CDS encoding guanine nucleotide exchange factor LTE1, translating to MASEYAAPLSPAAGGLSDLLQQHGSRDYLGTGSLSPPKRRDDTTTNEITTAMRTKKAAPRLGRDNTGDKGSGGSHRMKPRLSSNQMPRSLLPVTERKSQDENRGDMRKRKGSIKEKTDIAPDGASAGREGRQFAVANVGNNGRIYLRPTIRPAHQRYPQPNFVFPSTPPTTAQSKPSAPSTDKTVKIKNDSDITKAESKLSQILSSQWTLPPTPSTSATRRTLLAARRGRHRRAVSDSTVPDLPGASPESEADGLKIVITQPKDDQRPKSVEDRDPPGFVPVLDVSIPNWKLGTPRFTHMGGADIRGSSYGAPTEIRSDSTSIAGRTPRSIVESVRGKKPSPISIPSIPRAFLSHPPTGSPPIIPMGGLPLRRATYISTFVVIEPRMFDDLTFKPACDDRSIVRYSPHTGTVTAASPPRLVAEITSPSFLDYELLSDFFLTFRSFLEPYDLLKMLVARLRWALAREDETGMVVRVRTFVALRHWILNYFMDDFVIDYQLRTMFCELTNDFVSELCQDQPGSKVQVKILGELKKCWRRVCAQYWDSPQFDSSLGAEAPIIPGGIAGHRNADLTPVFWTQNVGDEPPQLGPVDCISPSLHFTAGDMSLQTNVPRTAHMDAVIREGRPATPLQPDTLTVSHKRPQPSSLSVSSIDAMSCSFPTKNLLSMQPGAGQFLAAHPVDPSTLSSTLVRKASTPKALSGKRVRPHSPQHKRNGSLTDSLRDHSPNAGEKVTYKSTEIMMAYPYVGSLVRGAMFPPGQAFVEIPTPGSGEVSRQTTVFQPYPADTQKEKTSPSAMSGQGMRKLLSSVRRAIGTKGQALSPTQGSFLNISPLGPRGATTNRLPGTAIVPQARPNQNGVRPPVRIDLLGAEVAEDFKKAVREDAAIDAANMGNAIPKITSGIKEKDCQDDDRPTLDVDIPVDGGLEEAFLRPISDQAITSGSKSILIVDDTVPALPAEAPLMTGALLSAALPMVNPSVEAFADSFASAADPSPPNTPPGHSLGTPRQDSYILRHTLMRQSYSEETLPPHGSVAVGISNLQSRPSEDSTRPSMDTTRPSNDYVRQSVRRPSLSGVRGHFRQPSSRSYRSMQSFGRPRHASFTSGMAPQPTIASFDATTFSEQSVDDTVPITPLPQPMRVLRRRPGGDLRGITNVGQLDQHQLRRSRSVGSLTTFTESVHSSFIRSPAQENNEGFVDVVDVMSDDYSQERTAGFSLGDMTQKPAKKPASIFSTYSSTPVMRPSFEAEAHKLAQIPDDPNDNGGVESALAKLEGKYEKKAFKLSMEPKRPKTKLLGNWSLKLRGGGEEEHETQEKKEDHRHKHVGDDTHLSQLVDHDTEEDGTRVLADNLSSSFLPVAQTPRRELYSTMSFLSGSSDDSLSSTPILERGLVEDSQLAEIKDDEWTNRSIFEEEDLPTPRVTSDREVSYDLVEKTNSLKRIQPGDTIPRSSPTKGQVEARSFLFDEGDSDDDSESELSSEMSIDLAGDSDEVEDVLGRKRSDTVTSVLPVNPLSEPISEPISNLSNRDMANIHPLKSHPPSPPMTLVQALQMSPATANRGQFDKHEARKTLPLSPEITPTLAVHKRQPSDQSDQVDAEDAAQQNSRFSVHLPFILAFDSQILAQQFTLIEKDALNEIDWKELIDMRWKKADNSDARSWVDFLRNTDARGVEVVIARFNIMVKWCVSEIVLTQDLEERARCLIKFIHIAAHCRRYRNFATMSQIAIALTSPEVSKLQRTWAMVPASDLTTLQQLEALVSPTRNFYNLRSEMEGGDVESANSGCIPFVGIYTHDLLFNAQRPSEIASSPTTAPLVNFERCRCAASIIKTLLRLLEASSLYTFQPIEGITERCLWMGALSDDEIRKISDGLE from the exons ATGGCCAGCGAATATGCTGCACCACTCAGCCCTGCCGCCGGCGGTCTCTCGGACCTGTTACAGCAGCATGGCTCGCGGGATTACTTGGGGACGGGCTCCCTCTCGCCGCCAAAGAGGCGGGACGACACAACGACTAATGAAATAACGACAGCCATGAGGACGAAGAAAGCCGCGCCAAGGTTAGGTCGTGATAATACAGGAGACAAGGGTTCCGGAGGAAGCCACAGGATGAAGCCGCGTTTGTCTTCAAATCAGATGCCTCGCTCGCTTCTGCCGGTCACGGAAAGAAAGAGCCAGGACGAAAACCGGGGAGATATGCGGAAGAGAAAGGGGAGCATAAAGGAAAAGACGGACATTGCGCCGGACGGAGCTTCGGCAGGTCGAGAGGGTAGACAGTTTGCCGTTGCCAACGTGGGCAACAATGGACGCATTTACCTAAG GCCTACGATACGGCCTGCACACCAAAGGTATCCGCAGCCGAATTTTGTATTCCCTTCAACACCGCCGACGACGGCCCAGTCGAAACCCTCCGCTccatcaacggacaaaactGTGAAAATTAAAAATGATTCCGATATCACCAAGGCCGAATCAAAACTGTCCCAGATACTCAGCAGCCAATGGACACTCCCGCCAACACCGTCGACGTCCGCGACTAGGAGAACATTGCTCGCAGCCAGGCGGGGACGTCATCGGCGGGCAGTTTCCGACTCAACTGTCCCTGACCTCCCAGGCGCATCACCCGAGTCCGAAGCCGACGGTCTCAAAATTGTAATCACACAGCCAAAGGATGATCAAAGGCCAAAATCAGTCGAGGATAGGGATCCTCCTGGGTTTGTCCCGGTTCTGGATGTGTCTATTCCAAACTGGAAGCTCGGAACTCCTCGATTTACCCATATGGGTGGGGCAGACATCCGCGGCTCCTCTTACGGTGCACCTACCGAAATACGATCCGACTCTACTTCCATTGCAGGTCGAACGCCACGCAGTATAGTTGAGTCGGTACggggcaagaagccgagtCCTATCAGCATACCAAGCATACCGCGAGCATTTCTGTCCCATCCCCCAACTGGCAGTCCTCCCATTATTCCCATGGGCGGTTTGCCGCTGCGTCGAGCAACCTATATCTCTACTTTTGTTGTCATCGAGCCTCGCATGTTCGACGATCTGACTTTCAAACCAGCTTGCGATGATCGGTCGATTGTTCGCTACTCCCCGCACACAGGGACCGTAACTGCAGCGTCACCACCTCGCCTGGTCGCCGAGATTACATCTCCGAGCTTCCTGGACTACGAGCTGCTCTCCGACTTCTTTCTCACGTTCCGCTCCTTTCTCGAGCCTTATGATCTGCTCAAAATGCTGGTAGCCCGGCTCAGATGGGCCCTCGCTAGGGAGGATGAGACCGGTATGGTGGTTCGCGTGCGAACCTTTGTTGCTCTCCGACATTGGATCCTCAACTACTTCATGGACGATTTTGTCATCGACTATCAGCTTCGTACCATGTTCTGTGAGTTGACCAATGACTTTGTCAGCGAGCTTTGTCAAGATCAGCCGGGGAGCAAAGTGCAGGTTAAGATCTTGGGCGAACTCAAGAAGTGTTGGCGTAGGGTGTGCGCACAATATTGGGACAGCCCTCAGTTCGACTCATCTCTGGGCGCAGAAGCGCCGATTATACCTGGTGGGATCGCTGGACATCGCAACGCTGATCTAACCCCGGTCTTCTGGACTCAAAATGTAGGAGACGAACCGCCTCAGCTTGGGCCTGTTGACTGCATCTCTCCCTCCCTACACTTTACAGCCGGAGACATGAGTTTACAGACCAATGTGCCACGCACCGCCCACATGGACGCCGTCATCCGCGAGGGTAGACCGGCAACTCCTCTGCAGCCCGACACTCTAACTGTCAGCCACAAGAGGCCTCAGCCTTCCTCCCTCAGTGTGAGCAGTATAGATGCAATGTCCTGTTCATTCCCCACCAAGAACCTTCTTTCCATGCAACCAGGGGCCGGCCAATTCCTTGCAGCTCACCCTGTCGACCCAAGTACCCTATCAAGCACACTGGTTCGGAAGGCCAGCACACCCAAGGCACTTTCGGGGAAGCGCGTCAGGCCTCACTCTCCCCAGCATAAGCGCAATGGCAGCTTGACTGATTCGCTAAGGGATCACTCGCCGAACGCGGGAGAGAAAGTAACCTACAAGAGTACTGAGATTATGATGGCTTATCCGTATGTGGGAAGCCTCGTCAGAGGAGCTATGTTTCCACCTGGACAAGCATTTGTCGAAATTCCTACTCCTGGTTCCGGCGAGGTCTCGCGACAGACTACCGTCTTCCAACCCTATCCGGCGGATACACAAAAGGAGAAGACATCTCCATCGGCCATGTCTGGCCAGGGAATGCGCAAGCTGCTGAGCAGCGTCCGACGGGCTATCGGCACCAAAGGCCAGGCCTTATCGCCAACGCAAGGAAGCTTCTTGAACATTTCTCCTCTTGGGCCCCGCGGTGCCACTACCAACAGGCTCCCTGGCACTGCAATCGTACCGCAGGCTCGGCCAAATCAGAATGGTGTCAGACCTCCAGTGCGCATCGACCTCCTCGGAGccgaggtggccgaggacttTAAGAAGGCCGTGCGCGAAGATGCTGCCATCGATGCTGCTAACATGGGCAACGCGATCCCAAAAATAACCAGTGGCATAAAGGAGAAAGACTGCCAGGATGACGATCGTCCAACTCTTGATGTGGACATCCCGGTAGATGGAGGACTTGAAGAAGCCTTCCTTCGTCCCATTAGCGACCAGGCCATTACCAGTGGGAGCAAGTCTATTTTAATTGTCGATGACACAGTACCAGCGCTACCAGCTGAAGCACCACTTATGACTGGCGCCCTGCTCTCGGCTGCTTTGCCCATGGTGAACCCGTCGGTTGAGGCTTTTGCGGATTCCTTCGCTTCTGCAGCAGATCCTTCACCACCAAACACGCCACCGGGGCACAGTCTTGGAACGCCCCGCCAAGACTCATACATTCTTCGACACACGCTTATGCGTCAATCCTACTCGGAAGAAACTCTGCCTCCTCATGGTAGCGTGGCTGTCGGCATCTCCAACCTTCAATCTCGCCCCTCGGAAGATTCAACGCGGCCATCCATGGACACCACCAGGCCATCAAACGACTATGTGCGGCAATCAGTGCGTCGACCCTCGCTCAGCGGCGTTCGCGGTCACTTCCGTCAACCATCAAGCAGGTCATATAGATCTATGCAGTCGTTTGGGAGGCCACGCCATGCCTCTTTCACAAGTGGCATGGCCCCTCAACCCACCATCGCGAGTTTCGACGCCACCACCTTTTCCGAGCAGTCTGTGGATGATACAGTTCCTATAACGCCTCTGCCACAGCCAATGCGCGTGCTTAGAAGGCGTCCTGGGGGTGATTTGCGTGGTATTACCAACGTCGGCCAACTTGACCAGCACCAACTACGTAGGTCACGGTCGGTAGGGTCTTTGACGACCTTTACAGAGTCTGTTCACAGCTCTTTCATACGTAGCCCAGCCCAGGAGAATAACGAAGGGTTTGTGGATGTCGTGGATGTAATGTCGGATGATTACTCACAGGAGAGAACAGCCGGTTTCTCGTTGGGTGACATGACGCAAAAGCCCGCCAAGAAACCTGCCTCGATTTTCAGCACATACTCGTCTACACCTGTGATGCGACCGTCTTTTGAGGCTGAAGCCCACAAACTAGCACAAATCCCCGATGATCCAAATGACAATGGCGGTGTTGAATCTGCTCTTGCGAAGCTGGAGGGCAAgtacgaaaagaaagcatTCAAGCTTTCCATGGAACCGAAAAGGCCCAAGACGAAGCTCCTAGGCAATTGGTCTTTGAAATTGCGTGGTGGCGGCGAAGAAGAGCATGAGACtcaggagaagaaggaggacCACCGTCACAAGCATGTTGGAGACGACACGCACCTGTCTCAGCTTGTTGACCACGATACAGAGGAAGATGGTACGCGTGTACTAGCCGACAATCTCTCCTCCAGCTTTCTACCTGTTGCCCAAACCCCCCGCCGGGAACTGTATAGCACGATGTCTTTCTTGTCGGGAAGTTCTGATGATTCCTTGTCGTCCACTCCCATCTTAGAGCGGGGTCTAGTCGAAGACTCCCAGCTGGCCGAGATCAAGGATGATGAGTGGACAAACCGGTCAATCTTCGAAGAAGAGGACCTTCCGACGCCTAGAGTGACTAGCGATCGAGAAGTTTCATACGACCTTGTCGAGAAGACGAACAGCCTGAAACGGATTCAGCCTGGAGATACTATCCCTCGTTCTTCGCCAACCAAGGGCCAAGTCGAGGCCCGGTCATTTCTGTTTGACGAGGGTGACAGTGACGATGACTCTGAAAGCGAGCTGTCCTCGGAGATGTCTATAGATCTGGCTGGCGACTCGGATGAGGTCGAAGACGTGCTTGGCAGGAAGCGAAGCGACACAGTGACCTCGGTGTTGCCTGTCAACCCGTTGAGCGAGCCAATAAGCGAGCCAATCTCTAACCTCTCAAACCGTGACATGGCAAACATCCACCCACTCAAAAGCCACCCACCATCACCGCCCATGACACTGGTGCAAGCACTGCAAATGTCACCAGCGACAGCAAACCGCGGTCAATTTGACAAACATGAGGCTCGAAAGACTCTGCCGCTCTCCCCGGAGATCACCCCAACTTTGGCCGTACACAAGAGGCAGCCCTCGGACCAGTCAGATCAGGTAGATGCTGAGGATGCTGCGCAACAAAACTCAAGGTTCTCGGTGCATCTTCCTTTTATCCTTGCGTTTGACTCGCAGATATTGGCGCAGCAGTTTACTCTGATTGAGAAGGACGCGCTCAACGAAATCGACTGGAAGGAACTAATCGATATGCGCTGGAAAAAGGCTGACAACAGCGACGCTCGGTCCTGGGTCGATTTTCTGCGCAATACAGACGCACGCGGCGTCGAGGTTGTTATTGCACGGTTCAACATCATGGTTAAGTGGTGCGTGTCTGAGATAGTGCTCACGCAGGACCTCGAGGAGCGCGCGAGGTGCCTAATCAAGTTCATCCACATCGCTGCGCACTGTCGACGATATCGCAACTTTGCCACCATGTCGCAGATTGCCATCGCCCTCACGAGTCCCGAGGTGTCGAAGCTGCAGCGCACTTGGGCCATGGTGCCGGCCAGCGACCTGACGACGCTTCAGCAACTCGAGGCGCTCGTCAGCCCGACTCGTAACTTTTATAACCTCCGGTCCGAAATGGAAGGCGGTGATGTCGAGAGTGCCAACTCGGGCTGCATCCCTTTTGTTGGCATCTACACGCACGATCTCTTATTCAACGCGCAGCGACCCAGCGAGATAGCGAGCAGCCCTACGACCGCCCCGCTGGTCAATTTTGAGCGTTGTAGATGCGCTGCCAGCATCATCAAGACGCTGCTGCGACTGCTCGAGGCAAGCTCGCTGTACACTTTCCAGCCGATAGAGGGCATCACCGAACGCTGTCTCTGGATGGGTGCGCTGTCAGATGATGAGATTAGAAAGATCTCGGATGGCCTGGAATGA